The nucleotide sequence AGATGATATATCCGGGAACTCGCCGGTGAAATTATTTTCTCCGAGATCAAGATACTTCAAGTTTATGCAGTTTGATAATTGGGAACTTATGTTACCATGCAAATAATTTGACCCAAGTGAGATTTTTTCAAGTGATTGAATAGAACATAATGAGTCAAATTCTAGAGTTCCGGTGAGTAGTTGTTGAGAAAGGTTGATTTCTTTGACGGAATTATCACCGGTGCAAGTGATTCCGGTGAAGTTGCAAATTGGGTTGTTTTCATTCCATGTTGTGAACACTTGTGTATTTGAATTTGCTAAATTTGTTTTGAATTTGAGAAGAGTTTGAAGTTGGTAAGATTGGGAAGATGATGGGTTTATGAGTAAGAAAATGAGAAATAGGAATAGGTAGTGACCGGAGATAGTTTCCGGCGCCATATCGGCGGTCGGAAGTAGATATGATTGAAGTCGGCGTGTTTTAGTTTGAGTCGTGTGAGGATTTAAGTGAAATGGGGAAGTGAGACTTTTGAAGTCATCAATATTTAATcaataatatttaaataaagatgatgatgttgtaaaaagagattttttttatcctcacacactaattgagtattattagaaaagtaaaaggttaaaataggtgtgtgaggataaaaaaaTGTGTGTGAGAATCAATTACTTGAATCATTTGTgtgtttttcttttatatatacGTTTTCATCCCTTCTAATTAAAAATTGCACAAACACTCCTTCAACTGCGATTTTTATCCAAACTCATCTCTAACGATTTGTTTAAGTAGCCCATTAAGTTTTAAAACAAGAATGACCCATATGTCCCGAAaagggatttttttttttaaaaatagtaatttttttaAGTCATTTTAAAAAATGGAAATTTATCAAAAATCGttgcaaaaatggtaaaaccgaagtttgaaacttcggttttgccaaatccgaagtttcaaacttcgggttttttattttttttcatttttttacaaaaaaaaaaaataataataaaaaaagcaaaaccgaagtttgaaacttcggttttgctttttattattattattatttttttttttgcattgcAGTTGATACAAGTGCATATAATCCAAGCCCCACAGCAGCTTTTATTGCTAAATAAAATAATAATGCGCTCGTCTAGTtttgaacccgtgaccactcggatAAACACCCACCTCCTTAACCACTCCTCCATTTCTTCTATTCTGTTTAAATTACTAACTTGTATCCTCTTATGAATCTTCTTATTTATTGAAGTGACATTTTTAGTCCTTAACAATTTTATATGCACTTGTATCAGCtgcaatgaaaaaaaaaaaaaataataataaaaaaagcaaAACCGaaatttcaaacttcggttttgcttttattattattatttttttttgtaaaaaaaataaaaaaaataaaaaattcgaagtttgaaacttcgaatttggcaaaaccgaagtttcaaacttcggttttaccatttttgcaaCGATTTTTGATAAATTTCCATTTTTTAAAATGACTTaaaaaaattactatttaaaaaaaaaaatccccGAAAGGGGTAATTCTGGTAGTGACAAATGGATGATTTGAACAATTTTATCTAAAAATAAAAATGAGTGCTTTTTTTTATGACATAAACTCACACCTCTAACACATATTGATTCACCAATACGTTTACGATAATCCCCGAAACTCTTCAATTGAAATGCTCCTTAAATACgtacattatcattatcatcattatcatcttatgTTATAAATAATTGCATAAGATATaaagcattatcattattatataatattttaaaacaCATGATTAAAAATACGAAATTGTAGTGTAAAGATCACTTAAAAACAGAATATacaaatatacaaaatatataaaaaCGGAGTTTTGCTAACATATGCTCTCATGACATGCTAAAAAGCATTAGTTAAGCACTTAAGCCTACACTttcattattaaatattaaatattacattaaatacataatttattttagaaagtttcatgtttataatacatTTTAAGTTATTTAAGGCAATTCGATGGTTGTTAACACGTGCCATTAGAGCAAATATTAGCATTTTCCACAAAGATATTAAAATTTTCTagatattttttttatcatatacgGGGTATATATAATTGAAATGTTTTAATTACACGTTGTTAGAAAATAATTTATTTTCATAGAGGAAGTAACATAAATTAGAAGTACACAATTTAAacgaattattaataattatactcaATACTTGTTACTTCTTTGCCACTTCAAAAAGtattacaaatgaggtttaaataaatataaaatttcGTACGAAGGTATCAAGAGTCTAAACTAACAACTTCGGAGTATAATATATACATGACAAAATTTCTTTTTATGCTTCATTATTGCTCTACAAACACTGAAACACGATGAGTATTTTTTTTTTACGTGTTAATAATTTGTGTACGTACTTTTATAATATGTTAAGATATACTCCGTATCATACTTATAAAGAAATAGATATGTTTGTTTTTAATATTGGAAAAGTGTCGGACGGTAGGCGTTCAAAGTTGACGGAGACGAAAATCTCGCACGTGGGTGGTTAGATTCACTCACGCCAATAACGAAATTTGGGTGCACTAAATTGTATCCATGCACAAATTAAACTTCACGGACCCTTCTTATTTTGTATTTTTTCTGTGTTACTTCTATTCCAAATTCCAACCGCCATTTTAGTATTTCCCTTAACTTTAACTTaattcaccaaaaaaaaaaaaagtcgtattaaAATAGTATTGTCCAGAAACATAAACCCATAAACATAGAAAAGTAATCTTCATAACCCTATCAATCTATCATCATTAcaggtgtttatattttttttttgaaagacagtAATTTTATTAACAATCTCAACAGTACATAGTGAAACTCATAAGAGCCCAAGACACATCCTACAGTAAGTTTTCTTCCCATTGTACAAGAATAAGATGCTAATTAGTTTGCATCATACAGCACTCATGTTCatataacacacacacatataacacACATATATTCAcgaattcaaaaaaaaaatacaagGATTATGAAACCAATTATGCCAATCGATGTGCTTCCCTTTGATTCTCTTCCCGATCCACTCATAGCTTTTTGATTGAATTTCACTCAACGCAACCGGGGGACTCCAACTCTTGTTTTTGAAGACGGCCTGATTCCGATTTTTCCATATTAGATAACCAGAAGTCCAAATCATCGATTGCCAAATACCTTGACCCGAATCTGTAGCGATGTGAGGTGTATTACCTTGGAGGAGTTCTTCAAGGTTTGTGTATGTAATCCCATTAAACCCCCACCAGTTGAGTACCTTTTGCCACACATAGTATACTTTTACACAAGTTAAGAGGGAATGAGTTACTGACTCGACATCACCATCACACAATAGGCAACGTACCGATTGCAGGTCAATGCCACGTTTATCAAGCTCCGTTTGAACCGGTAATCTCCCCTTAATTTCTAGCACGCCAAACAAAAACCTCAACTTTCTTAGGCACCAAGTCATTACGTAAAGTTTCTTTTGTATTATTACGCACATCTAAAAGCTTCAGGTTGATCATATTAGAGAGAGCTTTAGTAGTAAACTTCCCATTATTATTAAGCATACAGCTCCAAGCATCCTCGATGTCAGGGTTGATAGTCGCCGTCTTAAGCATCTCTACCAATTCATCTAGCCCCCTTTGCTCTTCCCATGGGTGGTCTTGACCAGCACCAGTTTCCCGCACACTTGAAACCATCCCACAACGTCCTATCTTTGACAAACACATTGTGATTTGATTCCAGGCGCACGAGCCTCCTGAATTTGTCCTTTAATGCAACGTTTCCAAGCCACATGTCATCCCAAAATGAAGTAGATGCACCATCTCCAACCTTCCTGACAAAAGAATTCATAAACGGAATATCAAGAGTATCAATGAATCGACCTGTTTCAATCACATTAGTCCACACTGAATTATATTTTCCACAAAAGCAGTTGTCTCCGGAGATTACCTGATGGACCGTATAAACTTGAAATAACATTAACCCACAAGGAatcggtttcggttttaaacctccaccaccactttccgATTAAAGCTAAATTTTTTGCTTTTAGAGACCCTAAGTTTAACCCCCAACCCATAAGGAAGAAGAGTAtcttcccatttaacccaagatatTCCCGATTTATTTCCCGTTCGCCCCAAAAAAATGAACGTCTCACACTCTCAAGTTTTTTAATCACACACTACGGGGCACGGAAGAGCGAGAAATAATACAACGGAATACTATTTAGCACCGACTTCACAAGGGTCAAGCGTCCACCAAATGACATCGAACGTGCTCTCCAATCCGAAAGACGCTTCTCAAATTTATTTATAACCGGTACCCAACTATCCATTTTACTCATTTTGCCACCAACTGGAAGCCCAAGGCATATGAATAGAAAAGAACCAACATTACACTTTAGCATTCGGACCATATCTTCAATTACACTTTTTTCAACGCCCACACCATAGAGACTACTTTTATGGTAATTGACTTTGAGACCCGAGGTGAGCTCAAAATACTTAAGAAGCTTCAAAAGATTCCTAAGGTTGTTTTCACTCCATTTCCGGAAGAAAATCGTATCGTTCGCGTATTAAAGGTGGGAAATAGGATTTTTTTTCACGACCAATTTTAACTCCCTCAAACATGTGATTTCTCACCGCCATTTTTGTCAATTCATTTAACCCCTCTGCCGCAAGGATGAAGAGAAACGGTGAAAGAGGATCGCCGTGTCTTACACCCCGTTCAAGCTTGAACTCGTTTGTTGGAAAACCATTCACAAGAACCGAGATAGTAGCTGAACGTAGGCAAGAAAGAATCCATTTCCTCCATCGAGCCCCAAAACCCATAACAGTCATGATTTCAAACAAAAAGTCTCAATTTAAACTATGAAAAGCTTTTTCAAAGTCGACCTTAAAAATAAGGCTTTTAAGCGGATTATGCTTTAAAAAAGAAAGAGTTTCATTTGCAATTAACGCCTCATCCATAATATTTCTTCCTTTTATAAACGCACTTTGCTCATAACCTACTAGGTTTGGAATAACTTTCCTAAGGCGATTAGAAAGCAACTTGGCAATAATCTTATAAAAACTACCAATTAGACTGATCGGCTGGTAGTCGTTAAGATTCATAGGCTCCGATTTCTTAGGAACGAGGGTGAGGAAGGAAGCGTTACATCCCTTTAAGATTTCACCGGAAACCCAAAACTGgcgtgttggttgaatgttggttaataaactaaacgacaaacttaagtatgataattaaccaaagaatatgttttgatgatgacacatacatatacataagtgatgactgacatcttaacataaaacacgcaaggtcactaattcatactttatcttgaaaacgaccaagtcaaacataggttaaagaatgaaattaaaagtttagctaaacacacggtcgaggtacggtcgaccgcatagccaaccgtgaaaccccaaactgaattgcaatgcaattttatgaaaacaagttgcacagtcgccaccacggtcaaccgcagtgcgaccacagttttctctgttaccaattttgaccaaataaagtttgactagttcccgacatctataattcatgaaacctttctcaacatgcttagaatagatgtactctccatactcaattgagttttggtcataaaaacactaattgtggttaattacgcctaatgacatcttaatgacaaattaaccaaaattaggcataacacataagtgttaatcaacaacttgtgatcttaattcttatctagatatccttattatgatcatcaagtaccaacacacttaagccaatatcactagaacaataattgttattagaaatgacttagtgattaattaagtctaaataaggaacaatgctctcaaggttaactagtaatgacttgtaatcctaaaatatacttagatacatttaggatggtcatcaagtcccaactagaaattgctcttcccttgtacatgtgtggacattaatgtgtgcttacacattactcaagcaatatgttatattgcaattaaacttgttaaaagcttgaattataagttgtgcaagtatctatatgattgatcctagaataactatctcttgctatgtgtgagtattacttgctacttgacaATATGCTTAAttctcataaacttgtcaacttgattaatatgtttgctatgtgctcactagttaggattcaagtaactagcctaccccaatagattaagtgtaaaatggttcacaatgaaattatagtcaattgtctatttggtctagtctaagtaactaagtgtgattgcttattcaagaatgacttaactttaatgtctctacatacttcatgattatcttatagagacatcactcaattaatctctacctaaactcaaaaagaacatgacttgtgattaattgaaactaggaagttaatgacatagttataacaaccctcatttttcccttctaaatttcaccaaatttccttagggtttcaatgtcatactctgtgcatcatcattagggttgttatccatttcgacaaacgaacatttatgctttcattaaatgatcgcgtgtattgttaaaaccctaatatagtattaaaccctaaacctaaccctatacaataagtacaaaaccctaataccatttaatattacatattaaaccctaaccctaatacaaaaaaaaaaaaaataatataaataatatgtcaTAAATTAAAATGTGACAATATTTATAAGATTTAAACAAATAAGAATTTATGTAAACTAATTGgaactaaataaaattaataaaagttagggacagataaataaataaaatgtaaataaaataaacgtaaccttaatattaataatattaataataataaataaaaaatatatatataaattacacaaataaataagtaataccgtaaataaaaaaaaaatataaatcataTGTAACAAAAAGAATCGGCTGTTTAAAGAAAAAAATGAGAAATCATAAACTTGATCCCTAAGTGACTAATCCTAATTAAACTCAAACTACCAATCTTGATCACCAAGGAAATCCTTGAATCCAAGAGCAATTAGGAAACCTACAAACCTATATAAACCCCCATGATCATCCAAGATTATTCACCCTAAACCAACTGCAAATAAGTTGACTAATCTCATGCATTCCCTCTAGTTTCAGTCGACTAAAAACCTGCAATCCAGCCTGCTGCAGTCTTCAACCTGTCGACTAAGTAAACCACACAAAAGTCAGCCTGCAATCGAAAACCTTCATCCCTTCTGCAGCCTTTTCAGTCGGCAATCACCACCACCAAACATTCTCCTGTAATCGACATCAAAGCAGCATGTTTCCTTGCTGTTACAGCCTCCTATTGCTGCTATAAATTCGCCATCATCAACCTTGAATTACTGCGTTATCCGCTTCTGTTTCCTGCCTGATTTCGTGACCTCAACAGCCAAGAACTTTCTGGGTTCCTGCTGTTGATTCTGTCGGACCAGGTCAGACCCAAACAGCCCTCTGTTGGGTCGTTATTTGTTGCTGCAGCTGCTTGGTTTCTGTTTCTGATTCAGTTTCGCATTCATCATCATCCTAGATCAAATTGTTAAGGTAGTCTAACCCTATCGATCTTGTTCTTTATTTAATTacatacaattatattaataagtattatgtatTAATGGATTATGAATATCATGTATGAATGTGAATATAATTATAAGattttgataatgataaaagatgaaTGATAATAAACTAGTTGTTATAATAAAGAGTTATGAATTACGAATTGATCATGAAGTATTAAGGATatgttaaaattatgattttatgttaaagatGTTATGAATAATGAAATAGGGTTATGTTAATAATATGGTTAATCCAAATATGAGGTTTATGATTTCATGTAATAAGGTTAAAAGATAAAAGATGTATGATCATGATTATAGATTAATAAGACACTaggttaattaatgttaatgatatacGATTATAAGTATTGTACATGAAAGAATAATGGTAAGTGATTAATAAACTAGTCAtgaatgtgattaataagattaaaGATTGTAAAACTTAAGAGATTATGAATAAGTTAGATGATTAATGAAAAAGGTTAAAAGTATCATAAAAGATTTTGATGATGATTAATAAGATTGTTAGATAACTAGTATTATAACTAGGTATGATGTTAAATGGTTATGAATGAGGTTAAAAGTTATTAGGATAATTTAGTTAGTATGTTCATGTAAATTAATATGAACTTGTAGATTTAAAGTTTAAATGGATAATAATTGTGGTGAGTAAAGATTAGTGTTAATATATGAAAAGGATTACGTGTGAGATTGAAAGTTTGATAAAAGAATAATGGTAACCTAGTTAGTAAGTTAAAGAttgaacatgggtacttattatgtgTTAATGATAAATGAGATAATAATGATTAAGAGTTAAGATTATGAAAGTTAATAAGTTAATAGGTCATGATTATGGTTAATGGGTTTAGTTGTAAAATATGAAAGtgtattagtaaataataatgattatgatatagattatgaaaaggaattgtttatgtaataaagattagggttataagtttaaataatacaTATGGATAATAAGGATTAGAGTTAATGAAGGTGATTAGGTTAGGTTTAtgataaaaggttatgattatggattagtaaagtatttatgatcatggtgtacgtgcatgcatgcatgcatacgtacgtatgtgcatgtatacattgtaggtatatgtgtgtgtatatgtaaatatatacatacatgtatatgtatatgtatatatgtatgtatatgtacgtgtgtatgtatgaatgaatgtgcattatgtaagttatatgcgtttagtaaacataataataaaagtaataagtatatatatatacgtaccatcttacacttatgtatatgtaacacctacacctaatatatatatatatatatatatatatatcatatagttatgaacacatacatgtataataataaataaagaatatatatgtatgtatcacatagatacaATTATACACGTAACATATTATGATaagatacataatagttgattaaagtaaataataatactattattagtataacctatacacctaattatatagtaacactaaagtacactaagtatattatcacttatataaatataacttttctcgaaaacggtcactgttaatataggttgctatattaataaacaaactttgtgTCTATAAGACAttactaatcgaacataatatctctaggttgagatctccgtgttcaacactccgatcatataacttgcgtagaatatctatctgctattaaggtgaacttcatagcccctctttttactatttcttaactgttttacaacttttggggtgagacacatgcttgcttttaaactgttttatgcttagacacgagtactcaaactttattttgattagttcaaactgttgctaacatgctttgattcatgctaaatccctaccatgatatcgttaattgctacgtataaaggcaagcttagttattgtgaatagcgctatggagagtgacgtctctatccggatgaccgttggtcaatggatacatgataatgatgcacgacacgaacgtgatgtgtttaggatAACTtacggttagtatcgatatcatatacaccagcactactaccgaactgattaaactttataattaaatcttgtggtctaaaaacttggttattattgataaacctatgttgttcactcaaccatttttggttgacactttaagcatgttttgtctcaggtaaagATTGCTAAAGAATATtttctatttggactttgctgcttttggagtccgcatatatacattcatattattgcattagaacattaaagtatacaattgtaatgacttagtaCATTCCGCTGCTTTAGTACATTGGTTatcaaataaaacgtctcatatagagtcgttctcgtttttacatacttgtgttgtgatattgtgaagtcatatttccccagccctatttgggggtatgaaaatagtgactagtctttagaattgaaccaaaggcattagtgtgactaactaagtcttgaccaaactgagatttcccaaaatatcattcaagacacttctccaagaatgttgggtttgccacttttgaaatgttaagtcactttcatgcaataagaccaaatctcacacacttaatgcatatagtacttgtatatgatgtttggtttcttttgcaggtgctagaaggagtaaaggtgtcaaaatgtggtgttcaaatttgagtcaaacggctatacaacggatactaaatttggactggagcacgcatggtcgcaccacggtcaaccgtgcaggcaaccgtgtgtcaacggctattttttgaatcccactataaaaggcaaacattaaagagcatttgaagctgaccctcttgtatattttaaaggcttatttccagagatcacaagggctctaattactactcaaatgtgatcaagcaagagaaaattctatgatcttagagatatagaatttggttgttgtaaacttactaatcaaaatcatcaatcttgtgagtttacttagtgtaatgtatatcctagtattgtcttaggatcatcattgcaaagtgtataagtcttgtaacttcaattagtagaagcataggctagcttagtgatctacttccttaaagggacttaggaagttgattaatcttatttggagattaatacttgtccaaggtgaagacaagttgatctaggttggagttgatctttcaaagggatagaaagattaggtttgttgtctaccaaagaagttgaagacttgtaaatcggatctccaccgggtttggagaaaagtgcttagtgaagcaacgaatcccgattagtgtaatcagggagtggattaaggtggattagttaacatccacccgaaccactataaatccttgtgtctatgttctttacattacttcatttatcattttgaacatatacactacacacatcaagtttgagttgaattagttgatcaaagttaatcgaatttggtgatcaatcgaaaaagtgttaaaaacgtattaagtaactattcaccccctatagttacttacaattggtatcagagcggttgctcaaagtATTGCTCTATAAATGATTGCGAAagcgtcaaaattcgttttgtgcaaaaacttgagtcaacgattctcgaatcaactcaaactatgggatacttggaagaattggtgaaaaaagcaccaatctttgataagatcaatattgatgtgtggaaattaagatttgagtcgtatctcaaatccaaggattactacttgtggagaataatcaaagtaggagactttgtaccacaagctagttcaagactagtgaagtcaacatttcaaaacaatggtgttttgaaacaatttgatgcaatttcactacttcatggaattcttcctagtgaagaaagattaaagataatttcatgta is from Rutidosis leptorrhynchoides isolate AG116_Rl617_1_P2 chromosome 10, CSIRO_AGI_Rlap_v1, whole genome shotgun sequence and encodes:
- the LOC139871137 gene encoding uncharacterized protein translates to MTWCLRKLRFLFGVLEIKGRLPVQTELDKRGIDLQSVRCLLCDGDVESVTHSLLTCVKVYYVWQKVLNWWGFNGITYTNLEELLQGNTPHIATDSGQGIWQSMIWTSGYLIWKNRNQAVFKNKSWSPPVALSEIQSKSYEWIGKRIKGKHIDWHNWFHNPSDTSAYKIVKD
- the LOC139871138 gene encoding uncharacterized protein — protein: MTVMGFGARWRKWILSCLRSATISVLVNGFPTNEFKLERGVRHGDPLSPFLFILAAEGLNELTKMAVISGDNCFCGKYNSVWTNVIETGRFIDTLDIPFMNSFVRKVGDGASTSFWDDMWLGNVALKDKFRRLVRLESNHNVFVKDRTLWDGFKCAGNWCWSRPPMGRAKGAR